Proteins found in one Acanthopagrus latus isolate v.2019 chromosome 3, fAcaLat1.1, whole genome shotgun sequence genomic segment:
- the styk1a gene encoding tyrosine-protein kinase STYK1 isoform X1 — protein MHQPVFHNTGKDKSMSFNSTADNLCAPDDHLCIVREYEQAVIIVPTLLFLGTLVTLVALFLLRYCPEQRQRRTTAPRGYHSSSHRQTQRNNHKQRHGHTQRHSHRHNLQGIDAPPGINPLEHEALPMSVQQVQQNVRPTLAAVPQMSTERHHGAFSQVVALPLSFSIKPNDTVSLYRARMDNKDVILRVLKETANSHEKQQFLGFASFVSGLGPHPFLPALLGVVSVQPPIMMVVEELQHRDLLGYLWRCRQDTSSLESACDMTEKRIFTMAAQVASALEYLHSQGCVHGNVGARSVLVGGDLTAKLWGLGSAYRRRAQANSPGEVEDMEMRKWQAPEVLSRRAISQSSDVWSFGILLYEMVTLGDPPFAQIMATELLQYLQRGNHLKRPATCSSSLYSIIKSCCHWNPQHRLPMSELIRKLQAGEKSANGRTVLRVPEPLDIAKYMREAGYGEAYNYAVL, from the exons ATGCATCAACCTGTGTTTCATAACACAGGTAAGGACAAGAG catGTCATTCAACTCCACGGCTGATAATCTGTGTGCACCGGACGACCACCTCTGCA ttgtAAGGGAGTATGAGCAGGCGGTGATTATCGTCCCTACGCTGCTCTTCCTGGGCACCCTGGTCACCTTAGTGGCCCTGTTTCTCCTGAGGTATTGTCCTGAACAGAGGCAGAGACGGACCACAGCCCCTCGGGGTTACCACAGCTCTTcgcacagacaaacacaaagaaacaaccACAAGCAAAGGCACGGccacacacaaaggcacagcCACAGACATAACCTGCAGGGCATTGATG caCCCCCGGGGATAAACCCACTGGAACATGAAGCACTGCCAATGTCAGTTCAACAAGTGCAGCAGAATGTCAGGCCAACTCTGGCTGCAGTGCCACAGATGTCCACAGAGAGGCACCATGGAGCCTTCAGTCAGGTCGTTGCACTGCCACTGTCCTTCTCCATCAAACCTAATGACACCGTCAGCCTCTACAGGGCCCGCATGGACAACAAGGATGTCATCCTGAGGGTGCTGAAAG aaacagcaaacagcCATGAGAAGCAGCAATTTTTGGGTTTTGCATCCTTCGTGTCAGGACTGGGACCGCACCCTTTCCTACCTGCACTGCTAGGTGTGGTTTCAGTGCAGCCGCCCATcatgatggtggtggaggagctgcagcacagagaccTGTTGGGCTACCTGTGGAGATGTCGACAG GATACCTCAAGTTTAGAGTCTGCATGTGACATGACTGAGAAGAGGATCTTCACCATGGCAGCACAAGTGGCCTCTGCACTG GAGTACCTGCACAGTCAGGGCTGCGTCCATGGCAACGTGGGAGCTCGCAGCGTTCTGGTTGGTGGAGATCTGACAGCGAAACTGTGGGGATTGGGCTCAGCCTACCGCAGGAGAGCACAGGCCAATTCACcgggagaggtggaggacatGGAGATGAGGAAGTGGCAGGCGCCTGAAGTGCTGAGCAGAAGAGCCATCAGTCAGAGCAGTGACGT ATGGTCCTTTGGTATCCTCCTCTATGAAATGGTCACACTGg GTGACCCACCGTTTGCTCAGATCATGGCGACTGAACTTCTGCAGTATCTACAAAGAGGAAACCACCTCAAACGGCCGGCCACTTGCTCCAGTTCACT GTACTCCATCATCAAGTCCTGCTGCCACTGGAACCCCCAACACCGCCTGCCGATGTCGGAGCTGATTAGAAAACTTCAGGCGGGAGAGAAATCAGCCAATGGGAGGACAGTTCTCAGAGTGCCTGAGCCACTGGACATCGCGAAATACATGAGGGAGGCGGGATATGGAGAGGCGTACAACTATGCcgtgctctga
- the styk1a gene encoding tyrosine-protein kinase STYK1 isoform X2 — protein MSFNSTADNLCAPDDHLCIVREYEQAVIIVPTLLFLGTLVTLVALFLLRYCPEQRQRRTTAPRGYHSSSHRQTQRNNHKQRHGHTQRHSHRHNLQGIDAPPGINPLEHEALPMSVQQVQQNVRPTLAAVPQMSTERHHGAFSQVVALPLSFSIKPNDTVSLYRARMDNKDVILRVLKETANSHEKQQFLGFASFVSGLGPHPFLPALLGVVSVQPPIMMVVEELQHRDLLGYLWRCRQDTSSLESACDMTEKRIFTMAAQVASALEYLHSQGCVHGNVGARSVLVGGDLTAKLWGLGSAYRRRAQANSPGEVEDMEMRKWQAPEVLSRRAISQSSDVWSFGILLYEMVTLGDPPFAQIMATELLQYLQRGNHLKRPATCSSSLYSIIKSCCHWNPQHRLPMSELIRKLQAGEKSANGRTVLRVPEPLDIAKYMREAGYGEAYNYAVL, from the exons atGTCATTCAACTCCACGGCTGATAATCTGTGTGCACCGGACGACCACCTCTGCA ttgtAAGGGAGTATGAGCAGGCGGTGATTATCGTCCCTACGCTGCTCTTCCTGGGCACCCTGGTCACCTTAGTGGCCCTGTTTCTCCTGAGGTATTGTCCTGAACAGAGGCAGAGACGGACCACAGCCCCTCGGGGTTACCACAGCTCTTcgcacagacaaacacaaagaaacaaccACAAGCAAAGGCACGGccacacacaaaggcacagcCACAGACATAACCTGCAGGGCATTGATG caCCCCCGGGGATAAACCCACTGGAACATGAAGCACTGCCAATGTCAGTTCAACAAGTGCAGCAGAATGTCAGGCCAACTCTGGCTGCAGTGCCACAGATGTCCACAGAGAGGCACCATGGAGCCTTCAGTCAGGTCGTTGCACTGCCACTGTCCTTCTCCATCAAACCTAATGACACCGTCAGCCTCTACAGGGCCCGCATGGACAACAAGGATGTCATCCTGAGGGTGCTGAAAG aaacagcaaacagcCATGAGAAGCAGCAATTTTTGGGTTTTGCATCCTTCGTGTCAGGACTGGGACCGCACCCTTTCCTACCTGCACTGCTAGGTGTGGTTTCAGTGCAGCCGCCCATcatgatggtggtggaggagctgcagcacagagaccTGTTGGGCTACCTGTGGAGATGTCGACAG GATACCTCAAGTTTAGAGTCTGCATGTGACATGACTGAGAAGAGGATCTTCACCATGGCAGCACAAGTGGCCTCTGCACTG GAGTACCTGCACAGTCAGGGCTGCGTCCATGGCAACGTGGGAGCTCGCAGCGTTCTGGTTGGTGGAGATCTGACAGCGAAACTGTGGGGATTGGGCTCAGCCTACCGCAGGAGAGCACAGGCCAATTCACcgggagaggtggaggacatGGAGATGAGGAAGTGGCAGGCGCCTGAAGTGCTGAGCAGAAGAGCCATCAGTCAGAGCAGTGACGT ATGGTCCTTTGGTATCCTCCTCTATGAAATGGTCACACTGg GTGACCCACCGTTTGCTCAGATCATGGCGACTGAACTTCTGCAGTATCTACAAAGAGGAAACCACCTCAAACGGCCGGCCACTTGCTCCAGTTCACT GTACTCCATCATCAAGTCCTGCTGCCACTGGAACCCCCAACACCGCCTGCCGATGTCGGAGCTGATTAGAAAACTTCAGGCGGGAGAGAAATCAGCCAATGGGAGGACAGTTCTCAGAGTGCCTGAGCCACTGGACATCGCGAAATACATGAGGGAGGCGGGATATGGAGAGGCGTACAACTATGCcgtgctctga